A genomic segment from Triticum dicoccoides isolate Atlit2015 ecotype Zavitan chromosome 1A, WEW_v2.0, whole genome shotgun sequence encodes:
- the LOC119368635 gene encoding mannosyl-oligosaccharide 1,2-alpha-mannosidase MNS3-like isoform X3 — translation MPGQMVTQALISKSSKYQFGKFTLGKFLSLLMVSGLIYLLAHKSSKGFVSGELHDKEVESRHASKDSPTIRTFWRKPPRLPPRLPPNEIYKNSSTLHHPTSSEWTSRQKKVKEAFEHAWSGYRNYAIGHDELMPLSRRGVDGLGGLGATVVDSLDTAIIMGADDIVSEASKWIEDNLMKKISEKGQVNLFETTIRVLGGLLSAYHLSGGDQAGGGDSGIAVTPNKTNPDRLLAVSKDLADRLLLAFTSSPSAIPFSDVVLRDRAAHASPDGLSSTSEATTLQLEFSYLSRISGDPKYDSETMKVLEHMRTLPTVEGLVPIYINPYSGQFSGENIRLGSRGDSYYEYLLKVWIQQENYRNTSLKYLFEMYTEAMKGVRHLLVRKTTPNGLVFVGELPSGRNGAFSPKMDHLVCFLPGTLALGATKGITKKKALESNLLTKEDIENLQLAEDLAKTCVEMYFVTSTGLAPEIAYFHIEGNPEGGPDGGNKSSEYISDIIIKPLDRHNLLRPETVESLFVLHRITEDPKYREWGWQIFQAFEKYTKVDSGGYTSLDDVTSLPPPRRDKMETFFLGETLKYLYLLFGESNILPLDKYVFNTEAHPLPVIRSVVQVYLLSQENCPCLFGKILVIITWIKSVEPDMQDFFT, via the exons ATGCCGGGACAG ATGGTTACCCAGGCTCTTATTTCTAAGAGCAGCAAATACCAATTTGGAAAATTCACCCTTGGGAAATTCTTGAGTCTTCTAATGGTTTCTGGCTTAATATACTTGCTTGCGCACAAAAGTTCGAAGGGTTTTGTATCTGGTGAGCTCCATGACAAAGAAGTAGAGAGTAGACATGCCAGTAAAGATTCTCCCACTATCCGTACATTCTGGAGAAAGCCACCAAGGCTACCTCCACGTCTTCCTCCAAATGAAATATATAAGAACAGTTCAACACTTCACCACCCCACTTCATCTGAATGGACATCCAGGCAGAAGAAAGTTAAAGAAGCATTCGAACATGCATGGTCTGGCTACCGAAATTATGCGATCGGTCATGATGAGCTTATGCCTTTGAGCCGCAGAGGTGTAGACGGATTAGGAGGTCTAGGTGCTACTGTTGTGGATTCTTTAGACACTGCAATAATAATGGGTGCTGACGATATTGTGTCTGAAGCATCAAAATGGATTGAAGACAACCTAATGAAAAAGATCAGCGAGAAAGGGCAGGTCAACTTATTTGAAACCACTATCCGTGTCTTGGGAGGGCTTCTTAGTGCATATCATTTGAGTGGTGGAGACCAAGCAGGAGGAGGTGATTCTGGGATAGCAGTAACACCTAACAAGACTAATCCAGATCGTCTTCTGGCAGTCTCAAAGGATTTAGCAGACAGATTATTGTTAGCTTTTACATCAAGTCCATCGGCTATACCTTTTAGTGATGTTGTTCTTCGTGATCGTGCTGCACATGCATCCCCTGATGGCTTAAGCAGTACCTCTGAGGCTACAACATTGCAACTGGAGTTCAGTTACCTTAGCAGAATATCAGGAGATCCAAAGTATGACTCAGAGACAATGAAGGTGTTAGAGCATATGCGAACACTCCCAACAGTGGAGGGTTTGGTGCCTATTTATATTAA TCCCTACTCTGGACAGTTTAGCGGAGAGAATATTCGACTAGGGTCGCGTGGTGACAGTTACTATGAGTACCTATTAAAAGTTTGGATTCAGCAAGAAAATTATCGTAACACTAGCTTGAAGTATCTATTTGAAATGTATACGGAAGCAATGAAAGGGGTCAGGCATCTTCTTGTTCGGAAAACTACTCCAAATGGGCTAGTTTTTGTTGGGGAGCTTCCCAGTGGACGAAATGGTGCTTTTAGCCCTAAAATGGATCACCTG GTTTGTTTTCTTCCTGGCACCCTTGCTCTGGGTGCAACAAAGGGTATCACTAAGAAAAAGGCTCTTGAAAGTAATCTTCTAACTAAGGAAGACATAGAAAATCTTCAGCTTGCTGAAGATCTGGCTAAAACTTGTGTTGAGATGTACTTTGTGACTTCTACTGGACTTGCTCCTGAAATTGCTTATTTTCACATTGAG GGTAATCCTGAAGGTGGACCTGATGGTGGGAACAAAAGTTCTGAATATATTAGTGACATCATAATCAAGCCTCTTGATCGTCACAACCTTTTACGCCCAGAGACTGTGGAATCCCTATTTGTTTTGCATAGAATCACAGAGGATCCAAA GTATAGGGAGTGGGGTTGGCAAATTTTTCAGGCCTTTGAGAAGTATACAAAAGTTGATTCTGGTGGTTATACTTCACTGGATGATGTCACAAGCCTACCTCCACCTAGGAGAGACAAAATGGAAACCTTCTTCCTGGGGGAAACATTGAAGTACCTGTATTTGCTGTTTGGTGAAAGTAATATTCTTCCACTGGACAAGTATGTATTTAATACTGAGGCCCACCCACTTCCGGTCATTCGGTCTGTGGTACAG GTGTACCTTTTGTCTCAAGAGAACTGCCCATGCTTGTTTGGAAAGATATTAGTGATAATAACATGGATAAAATCTGTAGAACCAGACATGCAAGATTTTTTCACATAG
- the LOC119368635 gene encoding mannosyl-oligosaccharide 1,2-alpha-mannosidase MNS3-like isoform X2, with protein sequence MPGQMVTQALISKSSKYQFGKFTLGKFLSLLMVSGLIYLLAHKSSKGFVSGELHDKEVESRHASKDSPTIRTFWRKPPRLPPRLPPNEIYKNSSTLHHPTSSEWTSRQKKVKEAFEHAWSGYRNYAIGHDELMPLSRRGVDGLGGLGATVVDSLDTAIIMGADDIVSEASKWIEDNLMKKISEKGQVNLFETTIRVLGGLLSAYHLSGGDQAGGGDSGIAVTPNKTNPDRLLAVSKDLADRLLLAFTSSPSAIPFSDVVLRDRAAHASPDGLSSTSEATTLQLEFSYLSRISGDPKYDSETMKVLEHMRTLPTVEGLVPIYINPYSGQFSGENIRLGSRGDSYYEYLLKVWIQQENYRNTSLKYLFEMYTEAMKGVRHLLVRKTTPNGLVFVGELPSGRNGAFSPKMDHLVCFLPGTLALGATKGITKKKALESNLLTKEDIENLQLAEDLAKTCVEMYFVTSTGLAPEIAYFHIEGNPEGGPDGGNKSSEYISDIIIKPLDRHNLLRPETVESLFVLHRITEDPKYREWGWQIFQAFEKYTKVDSGGYTSLDDVTSLPPPRRDKMETFFLGETLKYLYLLFGESNILPLDKYVFNTEAHPLPVIRSVVQVSNTV encoded by the exons ATGCCGGGACAG ATGGTTACCCAGGCTCTTATTTCTAAGAGCAGCAAATACCAATTTGGAAAATTCACCCTTGGGAAATTCTTGAGTCTTCTAATGGTTTCTGGCTTAATATACTTGCTTGCGCACAAAAGTTCGAAGGGTTTTGTATCTGGTGAGCTCCATGACAAAGAAGTAGAGAGTAGACATGCCAGTAAAGATTCTCCCACTATCCGTACATTCTGGAGAAAGCCACCAAGGCTACCTCCACGTCTTCCTCCAAATGAAATATATAAGAACAGTTCAACACTTCACCACCCCACTTCATCTGAATGGACATCCAGGCAGAAGAAAGTTAAAGAAGCATTCGAACATGCATGGTCTGGCTACCGAAATTATGCGATCGGTCATGATGAGCTTATGCCTTTGAGCCGCAGAGGTGTAGACGGATTAGGAGGTCTAGGTGCTACTGTTGTGGATTCTTTAGACACTGCAATAATAATGGGTGCTGACGATATTGTGTCTGAAGCATCAAAATGGATTGAAGACAACCTAATGAAAAAGATCAGCGAGAAAGGGCAGGTCAACTTATTTGAAACCACTATCCGTGTCTTGGGAGGGCTTCTTAGTGCATATCATTTGAGTGGTGGAGACCAAGCAGGAGGAGGTGATTCTGGGATAGCAGTAACACCTAACAAGACTAATCCAGATCGTCTTCTGGCAGTCTCAAAGGATTTAGCAGACAGATTATTGTTAGCTTTTACATCAAGTCCATCGGCTATACCTTTTAGTGATGTTGTTCTTCGTGATCGTGCTGCACATGCATCCCCTGATGGCTTAAGCAGTACCTCTGAGGCTACAACATTGCAACTGGAGTTCAGTTACCTTAGCAGAATATCAGGAGATCCAAAGTATGACTCAGAGACAATGAAGGTGTTAGAGCATATGCGAACACTCCCAACAGTGGAGGGTTTGGTGCCTATTTATATTAA TCCCTACTCTGGACAGTTTAGCGGAGAGAATATTCGACTAGGGTCGCGTGGTGACAGTTACTATGAGTACCTATTAAAAGTTTGGATTCAGCAAGAAAATTATCGTAACACTAGCTTGAAGTATCTATTTGAAATGTATACGGAAGCAATGAAAGGGGTCAGGCATCTTCTTGTTCGGAAAACTACTCCAAATGGGCTAGTTTTTGTTGGGGAGCTTCCCAGTGGACGAAATGGTGCTTTTAGCCCTAAAATGGATCACCTG GTTTGTTTTCTTCCTGGCACCCTTGCTCTGGGTGCAACAAAGGGTATCACTAAGAAAAAGGCTCTTGAAAGTAATCTTCTAACTAAGGAAGACATAGAAAATCTTCAGCTTGCTGAAGATCTGGCTAAAACTTGTGTTGAGATGTACTTTGTGACTTCTACTGGACTTGCTCCTGAAATTGCTTATTTTCACATTGAG GGTAATCCTGAAGGTGGACCTGATGGTGGGAACAAAAGTTCTGAATATATTAGTGACATCATAATCAAGCCTCTTGATCGTCACAACCTTTTACGCCCAGAGACTGTGGAATCCCTATTTGTTTTGCATAGAATCACAGAGGATCCAAA GTATAGGGAGTGGGGTTGGCAAATTTTTCAGGCCTTTGAGAAGTATACAAAAGTTGATTCTGGTGGTTATACTTCACTGGATGATGTCACAAGCCTACCTCCACCTAGGAGAGACAAAATGGAAACCTTCTTCCTGGGGGAAACATTGAAGTACCTGTATTTGCTGTTTGGTGAAAGTAATATTCTTCCACTGGACAAGTATGTATTTAATACTGAGGCCCACCCACTTCCGGTCATTCGGTCTGTGGTACAGGTTTCTAATACCGTATAG
- the LOC119368635 gene encoding mannosyl-oligosaccharide 1,2-alpha-mannosidase MNS3-like isoform X1 → MSGGSAPLPYSMRDVDGGAYNNAKFRQRSRLKMVTQALISKSSKYQFGKFTLGKFLSLLMVSGLIYLLAHKSSKGFVSGELHDKEVESRHASKDSPTIRTFWRKPPRLPPRLPPNEIYKNSSTLHHPTSSEWTSRQKKVKEAFEHAWSGYRNYAIGHDELMPLSRRGVDGLGGLGATVVDSLDTAIIMGADDIVSEASKWIEDNLMKKISEKGQVNLFETTIRVLGGLLSAYHLSGGDQAGGGDSGIAVTPNKTNPDRLLAVSKDLADRLLLAFTSSPSAIPFSDVVLRDRAAHASPDGLSSTSEATTLQLEFSYLSRISGDPKYDSETMKVLEHMRTLPTVEGLVPIYINPYSGQFSGENIRLGSRGDSYYEYLLKVWIQQENYRNTSLKYLFEMYTEAMKGVRHLLVRKTTPNGLVFVGELPSGRNGAFSPKMDHLVCFLPGTLALGATKGITKKKALESNLLTKEDIENLQLAEDLAKTCVEMYFVTSTGLAPEIAYFHIEGNPEGGPDGGNKSSEYISDIIIKPLDRHNLLRPETVESLFVLHRITEDPKYREWGWQIFQAFEKYTKVDSGGYTSLDDVTSLPPPRRDKMETFFLGETLKYLYLLFGESNILPLDKYVFNTEAHPLPVIRSVVQVSNTV, encoded by the exons ATGAGCGGCGGCTCGGCCCCCCTCCCCTACTCGATGCGAGATGTGGATGGCGGCGCATACAACAACGCCAAGTTCCGCCAACGATCTCGCCTCAAG ATGGTTACCCAGGCTCTTATTTCTAAGAGCAGCAAATACCAATTTGGAAAATTCACCCTTGGGAAATTCTTGAGTCTTCTAATGGTTTCTGGCTTAATATACTTGCTTGCGCACAAAAGTTCGAAGGGTTTTGTATCTGGTGAGCTCCATGACAAAGAAGTAGAGAGTAGACATGCCAGTAAAGATTCTCCCACTATCCGTACATTCTGGAGAAAGCCACCAAGGCTACCTCCACGTCTTCCTCCAAATGAAATATATAAGAACAGTTCAACACTTCACCACCCCACTTCATCTGAATGGACATCCAGGCAGAAGAAAGTTAAAGAAGCATTCGAACATGCATGGTCTGGCTACCGAAATTATGCGATCGGTCATGATGAGCTTATGCCTTTGAGCCGCAGAGGTGTAGACGGATTAGGAGGTCTAGGTGCTACTGTTGTGGATTCTTTAGACACTGCAATAATAATGGGTGCTGACGATATTGTGTCTGAAGCATCAAAATGGATTGAAGACAACCTAATGAAAAAGATCAGCGAGAAAGGGCAGGTCAACTTATTTGAAACCACTATCCGTGTCTTGGGAGGGCTTCTTAGTGCATATCATTTGAGTGGTGGAGACCAAGCAGGAGGAGGTGATTCTGGGATAGCAGTAACACCTAACAAGACTAATCCAGATCGTCTTCTGGCAGTCTCAAAGGATTTAGCAGACAGATTATTGTTAGCTTTTACATCAAGTCCATCGGCTATACCTTTTAGTGATGTTGTTCTTCGTGATCGTGCTGCACATGCATCCCCTGATGGCTTAAGCAGTACCTCTGAGGCTACAACATTGCAACTGGAGTTCAGTTACCTTAGCAGAATATCAGGAGATCCAAAGTATGACTCAGAGACAATGAAGGTGTTAGAGCATATGCGAACACTCCCAACAGTGGAGGGTTTGGTGCCTATTTATATTAA TCCCTACTCTGGACAGTTTAGCGGAGAGAATATTCGACTAGGGTCGCGTGGTGACAGTTACTATGAGTACCTATTAAAAGTTTGGATTCAGCAAGAAAATTATCGTAACACTAGCTTGAAGTATCTATTTGAAATGTATACGGAAGCAATGAAAGGGGTCAGGCATCTTCTTGTTCGGAAAACTACTCCAAATGGGCTAGTTTTTGTTGGGGAGCTTCCCAGTGGACGAAATGGTGCTTTTAGCCCTAAAATGGATCACCTG GTTTGTTTTCTTCCTGGCACCCTTGCTCTGGGTGCAACAAAGGGTATCACTAAGAAAAAGGCTCTTGAAAGTAATCTTCTAACTAAGGAAGACATAGAAAATCTTCAGCTTGCTGAAGATCTGGCTAAAACTTGTGTTGAGATGTACTTTGTGACTTCTACTGGACTTGCTCCTGAAATTGCTTATTTTCACATTGAG GGTAATCCTGAAGGTGGACCTGATGGTGGGAACAAAAGTTCTGAATATATTAGTGACATCATAATCAAGCCTCTTGATCGTCACAACCTTTTACGCCCAGAGACTGTGGAATCCCTATTTGTTTTGCATAGAATCACAGAGGATCCAAA GTATAGGGAGTGGGGTTGGCAAATTTTTCAGGCCTTTGAGAAGTATACAAAAGTTGATTCTGGTGGTTATACTTCACTGGATGATGTCACAAGCCTACCTCCACCTAGGAGAGACAAAATGGAAACCTTCTTCCTGGGGGAAACATTGAAGTACCTGTATTTGCTGTTTGGTGAAAGTAATATTCTTCCACTGGACAAGTATGTATTTAATACTGAGGCCCACCCACTTCCGGTCATTCGGTCTGTGGTACAGGTTTCTAATACCGTATAG